From the Musa acuminata AAA Group cultivar baxijiao chromosome BXJ3-7, Cavendish_Baxijiao_AAA, whole genome shotgun sequence genome, one window contains:
- the LOC103992269 gene encoding alpha-humulene synthase-like, translating into MENVISQPHVPGDEVVIRKSASYHPTVWGDYFILQAESSPSTQECDARMQERAEELMEQVRSMFKDTTDILQTMDLVDSIQLLGLSYHFKKEISEALKRVHDADFNDHGLYDTALRFRLLRQEGYHVTPDVFNKFKDEGGSFMSTLGSDVKGLLSLYNAAYLGTHGEIILDEAISFTRNSLVSALADLKPPFTTQVSLDLETPLCRRIRRLLARDYISIYQEDATRDDAILELAKLDFNLLQSLHREELKNITMWWNDLVSSKNLSFARDRLVECYFWILAVYFEPYYSRARVITTKVIAHISILDDIYDVYSTLEESQRLTEAIQRWDAKVVHQLPEYMKDYYLKLMHTFKEFEDLLASNEKYRITYLKEAMKDLSEAYFEESKWRDQHYVPTLEEHLHVSLISSAYPMLECASFVGMGEIATKEAFEWITSFPKIVQASAIIGRIMNDITSHELEQTREHVASTVQCYMKEYGTDVHVACKKLQGLVDDAWKEINEECLNPTAFSIALLERIFNYSRITENTYKYIDGYTNSSTKTKEYISLLLVHPIPL; encoded by the exons ATGGAGAACGTGATTTCGCAGCCACACGTTCCAGGTGATGAAGTGGTGATTCGCAAGTCTGCAAGCTACCATCCCACCGTTTGGGGTGATTACTTTATCTTACAGGCCGAGTCCTCCCCCAGTACACag GAGTGCGATGCAAGGATGCAAGAGAGAGCCGAAGAACTGATGGAGCAGGTAAGAAGCATGTTCAAAGACACTACCGACATCTTGCAAACTATGGACTTGGTCGATTCAATTCAGCTTCTTGGTTTGAGTTATCACTTCAAGAAAGAAATAAGTGAAGCATTAAAACGAGTCCATGATGCCGATTTTAACGATCATGGTCTCTACGATACTGCTCTCCGGTTTCGCCTGCTGAGACAAGAAGGGTATCATGTGACCCCTG atgtttttaacaagttcaaagatgaGGGAGGGAGTTTCATGTCTACCTTGGGGAGTGACGTGAAAGGACTGTTAAGCTTGTACAACGCAGCCTATCTTGGGACTCATGGGGAGATCATTCTTGATGAAGCCATCTCTTTTACGAGGAATAGCCTAGTGTCTGCATTAGCTGATCTTAAACCACCATTTACAACGCAAGTGTCTCTTGACCTCGAGACACCTCTCTGTAGGAGAATTAGAAGGCTCTTGGCAAGAGATTACATATCTATATACCAAGAGGACGCCACACGAGATGATGCCATCCTGGAGCTTGCAAAGTTGGACTTCAATTTGCTGCAATCTCTTCATCGCGAGGAACTTAAGAACATCACCAT GTGGTGGAATGATTTAGTCTCCTCAAAAAATCTCAGTTTTGCTCGAGATAGATTGGTGGAATGCTATTTCTGGATCCTGGCAGTATACTTTGAACCCTATTATTCTCGTGCACGAGTGATAACGACCAAGGTGATTGCCCATATTTCAATTTTGGACGACATATATGATGTCTATAGCACATTGGAGGAGAGCCAACGACTAACTGAGGCAATTCAAAG GTGGGATGCGAAGGTTGTTCATCAATTACCAGAGTACATGAAAGATTATTATCTAAAGCTAATGCACACCTTTAAAGAGTTTGAAGATTTATTGGCTTCCAATGAGAAATATCGCATAACCTATCTAAAGGAAGCG ATGAAAGATTTATCTGAAGCTTATTTTGAGGAATCCAAATGGAGAGATCAACATTACGTGCCAACATTGGAAGAACATCTACATGTTTCCCTCATAAGTTCAGCATATCCTATGCTCGAATGTGCTTCTTTTGTTGGAATGGGAGAAATAGCAACTAAGGAGGCATTTGAGTGGATTACTAGTTTCCCAAAGATTGTCCAAGCTTCTGCAATAATTGGTCGTATCATGAATGACATTACTTCACATGAG TTGGAACAAACTAGGGAACATGTTGCCTCCACAGTCCAATGCTACATGAAAGAGTACGGAACAGATGTGCATGTGGCATGTAAGAAACTCCAAGGTCTAGTTGACGATGCATGGAAGGAGATAAATGAAGAGTGCCTCAATCCGACTGCATTCTCCATTGCTTTACTTGAAAGGATTTTTA